The sequence below is a genomic window from Pygocentrus nattereri isolate fPygNat1 chromosome 16, fPygNat1.pri, whole genome shotgun sequence.
AGTCTTTAAAAgagatatattttttaattcctgcataattaaacggcttaaatgattttttgctgatgcatttttatcaAAAGCGGAGAGTCTCAACCCATGCTTGCTCATGAAGGACGAGGCCTatctggatgctccttttatacccaagcatgagTGCATCCCCCATTTAACATGTCATTTAAATATCTCAGTGTGCTTAGTCTTACACTGACCCTGTCCTGACTTTTTTGGAGTGAGCTGCAGGCACCAATATCAGAATGAAtgtaaatttacaaaaaatcAAAGTTGACAAGATAAGACATCTTGTCTTTTCTAGTGTTTTCATTAAATTACACTTTAAAttagatttataaatcacttttttttgcttttatttgtgttttacctactgtcccaacttctctgtgGCAGTGTGGAGGCTACACTGCTCATAAAAAGCactggttctttagagaacaaGCGATGTACACGTGCTGTTCCTTGCTtgttctgtgaagaacatgcATGATTTTTTTAAGCAGTGCTAAAATGTGGTATTCTAAAGCAGCCACATGAAAACAGAAAGACCTTCCTAAGTTGTCAACAGTAATGGATCCTGATGGTTGTATGTCTAAAAGTCTCAGAGAACAACTTTCTAACTCTTACCTTCCACCATTTCCTCTTCGCTGGGCAGCTGACCAACATACAGGTCTCCTCTCTCCAGCAAAGCACAAAAGATCTTCTGACAGGCGTTGATGGCAAAAAtgacttctttctctttttcagactgCAAGGGAGACCAACTCTTTAGCTTTTTATCAACAATTTATCctccaataaaataaaaaccaacaGACTGGTCCTTAAATTAACTGAGCTGTGTTTAAAGGTCGTTTTCTACGAGGCTGagctcagcttcttgttcgaattttcccgttccaccttaaatggtgcagcagttagttACATTCTGAggcacaacttaaggtggaccgggaaaatgtaaataatctcTCGAGTGAAACTTCAGCTTCGTTCTTTTTCCAACACTCTTACCTGAAGGTACTCCAGGACGTCGAATATATCGTTGGCGTGTCTCCTGCTCTGCAGTAAGAGCTCTGTTTTGGTATTTATCCGTTTCTTGTATGAAATCTCGCTGTTTCCCCCCTCGCTCTGTTTCACGCTGCTCTTTTTGGACGGCGCCATGTTCACCAACGCAGGCGAGAAATGATGCACGAACCACGGCTTAGACCGAAAACAGCGCCCCCATACAGTGGGAGGGTTAACTGAGAGATTTAAGCTCGTTTGGGCTTTTTAAAAGCCTCACGAACCGTTTTCTCAACGTCGCACCGAGAAACTACACGCGATCACAGCCACCGCTCCTTCACGGAGGCGGACCAGCGCCCGTCCACCGACTCTGGACCGTTTGACTGATAACCGATATATGGGGACTTTTCTCTTCATAAAACTGTCTGTACACCCACTTCTTTAGTTTCAGCGCAGTTTGTCAGTGTAAAAtagcaaaacacaaaattacaaaatCACCATTTACTACTCTgcaaaaatacagagaaacgAAACGATAAGAACTGCTTACATCAGAAATGCGAGCATATTTTTGTGCACTGAAAGCCCGAGAAACAGAGTCAGCATTACCTCAACAGCTTTTTTTATTAAggttacaaaaacaaatatatatttatatttcacgCAAGGGATATCACGCAAGGCacaacataaaaaatacatattcgcgtttctttttgtttgtttgatataATTGCATATAGTGGTGTCAGGCATGTCAGATTGTATTAGTTCGAAAATAACGTTATTCTTAATTTTGGTTGACTGTAGTGCAGGCACGGTGTTCTTAGTTGTtctgggacttttattttgaagaataGAGGGGGCTGTAAGGTAGCAAGCATCAGGAGCCCAGCTCAGGGCAGCTTCAGGGCAGCTCTTTGCTGCCCCTGGTTTGAGTTGAATTATTAAAGATGAGTTTTGGGGCGATATAATAAGGTCGAGgccaaatcccatttcttatttttacccttaCCCCTTGTCCTCGTGTCACGTGGCCAATTGGAACGGAGTTACAACGGGTAGTGGTTTAAATCTgtccctacgaaatgggaccacCCTCAAATAAAACGAGCATCATTAACGGGCTTTTTGTAGCCTACAGGCTAGTGGCTTGccctgtaggcgaccctgccagtctgcagtgatagcagagggtAAAATTCAGCTCCttactgctgggctttagttagaTTTAGGGCATTGTATcctcagagagggagagtgccacgattaagtgatactttattaatcccacaaatggggaaattccacctccgcatttaacccatccgtgaagtgaagacacacacacacactagggggcagcgagcacacttgcccggagtggtgggcagccctatccacggggcccagggagcaactgggggttaggtgtcttgctcaaggacatgtgctgtcagctcctggggattgaaccagcaaccttctggtcacagggccagttccctaacctccagcccacaactgccccattatttattattgcccacccttCTTTCTTCTGTGATATAAAGctgatgcctgaggtgccagaatgtaatgttgcaccatttaagttggaactAGACATCAGCATAGTACTAAGGATTTTTTATGCTTGAATAAGATATATTAGTAagaccatatacaacacattctccattcatctgaagaaccatttcaccatgcaaggaaccatgGAAGCAGGAAATAGCTCTAACCATAGCCTTTACCAAAGAaattttgaagaaccatcttttttaagagtgtagctgtGTGTAACTTTGCATAATCTAAAGTATAATAAAGTCTAATGCATTACTCTTTCATCAAAAATTCACAAtccaaaagacaaaataaaagtcaaaataaaaagtttattccaaaataaacagcaaacagtGGAACTAAATCATTCACACAGCAgtaggtaaaaaataaaataggtttaataagaaaataattCTAATATCTCAGTCAGATGCATTTCCGTCTTCatcctgaaaagaaaaaaaaatatttaaaagaaatgttGCATCACATTTCTCTGTAGTGGAATACAACACAATTCATTTTTTGTATTCAGATCACTCTGGACTATTGCAGATTTGCTGCaattatatttgcacattttaatgcttttaaaatagtcctgttaaacaaaaaataaatgtctaTACATGAAGAAATAAACATCaccaaaaaaaatctgcaggtcTACTTACCTTGTGTTCCTGTTTGCCTGTTGCAGTAGCCTCAAAGTCATGAATGGGCAGTGTTGCCATCCAGCTAACCATAGACTTCTCCTGGCCCTCCGTTTCCACTATACTGGGGTATATATGCGCTTCCTTAAAGGCAGCAATAGCATCTTCCTCTTGGGTCCATTCAAGTGTCTCGTGAAGTCCATCTCCTCCAAAACGCTTGTTGTAGCGGTCAAAGTGCACCCTCTCCAGCACTAGACCGAGCCCAGGAGCTTTTGGCACATCAACTTTCTCTTCTCCCAAGCTTCTCTCAATGACCTCCTCTCTTGCATAGCCCTTCACCACAGCAATCACCAGCCCAATCATCTTCCGGATCTGGTGCATCATGAAGCTCTGCCCTCGCACCATAATGACTGTAAACTCGGCTCCTTGCCTGACAAAGGGCTCGCCGCAAGACATCTGCGTGATGTAGCGTTTGGCACTCGGGTCCCGAGGACCCTTCTGTGAGGTAAAGTTGTGGAAGTTGTGGGTGCCTTTGTAGAGGGAAAACAGCCTGTTAACCTTCTGAAGGGTTTCTGTATCCAGGCGGAATGATGTGTCCTCTTGGTCACTGTCTTTTGGAGAGAAGGCCACGGTCGGAAGTGTATAGGAATAGGTCCTGGCGTCACAGTTGTTTTTGGAGTTGAAGCCACCCGTGACTCTCTTATAACCTGCCAGATGATGAGAACATCTGTCTAGTAATCTTGTCACACAAAGATCGAAAAATAGAAACATTGCTTTACAGTTTTACCTAAAACTCTTATCTGTGCTGGGAGATGGGTGTTTATCTTATCCAGAATGTCTTCAATCAGCCACAGCTTTAGAGATACAACCTGGCCTGCTGCAGAAACACCCTGCAAAAAACAACCAGAAGAGATCTATTAGTGCACAAATACTATATTTAAATGTCTGTAGACACCTGCTAACACTTCTTCTGAATATAAGGGCACTAATAGGGAGCCTTCCCCACCTCCACCTTTGATGCAATAACGGCCACTACTCTTTTGAGAaggatgttggaacattgctatgaTGAGTTGActacattcagccacaagaccATTAGTAAGGTTAGCATCTGATGATATTGGATGCTGAGTTCTAGATCACAAACTCATTTCAAAGGTATTTAGTGGTGCTCCAgcccagttccactgctccgATACAGCCCAATACTGCCatgcttggcactgggcatggtgaccttatgCTCATGTGCAGCAGCTCCAGACCATCTCATTCTACTGCAAATGCTCTTCTATAGAGATTATACCATATAAGCTCTGTATGCACAATTGAACACCACAGTGGGTGCATCTTAAGCAGAATGGCTTTCTGAATACTTTCTGGTCATACAGTAAACAAATATCACACAGTGAATGATGTGACGtctgtatttcttcctgtggggcagtagagtgtttgagtagtttgaacATGATACACTAATCCAATCCAAATATAGTTTGtcatgtcatatatatatattttttaacacaTCTCCTCAGTGATAAAACTCTCATAATCAGATGGCAATAACATTACTGCAGGATAAATGAGTTTCTAGTGGGTGGCATTTTCTATAAATCTGGATATTTGCATCACACATGATCATACAACCAAAGAACACAGAATGGTTTTTGTCCCTTTCATCAGCCTGTAGGACCTCATTTTTCTAATCGACGTTGTCTTCCTCCACCTGCTAATATTTTTCCAGCATAGAGAGGATGGAGACAAAGTTCTAGCACCCAATCGCTCATTTTTAAACTTAGTAgttcttaagaagaaaaaaaaaacagatcattcaatatcagtatcagtaaaAAGAGGAATGGTGCCTTTCTAGACAAGCCAACGGCGACTGCCTGCGTAAAGAAAGTGTTTTTTCAAACCCTCACCTTGTCGGTCCTCGCACATCTTTGAAAAGACATCTTTTTCATATCCTCTCCATGGTTCTCTGGGATACACCCCGCTTTGATAAGTGCAGTGACAAGTTCATCTTCTATGGTTTTAAACTGGGAGTTTCCAGGatttctctaaaaaaaaaaaaataggaggAGGATGAACATGAAGCAAGcaatcaaacacacaaaccaaTACGGTCACTTTCACCTTTCACCGCTTGCCTGCATTCCGTAATAGCCTTTGCCTGAATACGCCATCAGAAGGACCACCTTCCTCTTGGGAAATCTCTTCTCATCAGCTGTCTGGTCGTCATCTGTTTTCAGCTTCTTGACCTGGTGATCGTTCTCCACAGCAGAGCTGTCTGAGGCTCTTTTCAGCACAGTGATCTGAGGGGGTTTCTGCTCCTCTGCCATCATTCTGCTCCTCACGAAGATGCCACGGAGCTTTTCAAACTGGCAACAACCTACAAGAGAACAGCAAGAAAGAAGAAATAGGACTGAAGTCAACTTtctgttcgaattttcccgttccaccttaaacggtgcggCTGGTAACATGGAACGCTAGAAATGGTTAAAAGGAACTGCTgcctcatttaaggtggaacgggaaaattggaAGAAGCAGCTGGGGAACAGAAACCACATTTATCCTCGTAGAAAGAGCGGACTATTTAGTGTAAGTGGAGTATAAACGCAGCAGTTTAAACTCACCTCTGGCCGCGGGAGCCGATTTAAAGCACGGACTGTTTAAGACATGAAGCAGCTGAGGAGGAAACCTCAGCATGTCCTGAGCAGCTCCTGCCTGACTGAACTACCGCTGCTCTCTTATAAACGCCACACGGACCCCGTTCAGGGACACCGTGCACAGGGGCGAGCTTTTCAACGCTGGAGTGATGTTAAAGCAGCGTGTCTCTGAGTTTTAGCTCCTTCTTTCCCGGCCATGAAAACATCCACATGGAGCGGTGAACTCGGAACTCTCGCAAAACATCGCGAGGAAGCGGACAGAGTGGGGTTGCCAGTACTATGTCCAAAAAATCCCCGCATTGCAGTCCCCCTGGGGATTTAAACAGTCAAAGCggttttagtttattattttctcatttgcaCCTTTTTATATATTCATGAAATAATGAGTGACTTAGTGAAAAAAAACGAAcactacaaaaaatgtaaaaaataaaatgactaaaaataaaacaaaaaatgggggggaataaaaaaaaaaaaaaaaaatatatatatatatatatatatatatatatatatatatatatatataaaatcacgtgtatatatatataaaatcacgtatatatatatatatatatatatatatatatatatatataaaatcacgtatatatatatatatatatatatatatatatatatatatatatacgtgaaGTAAATGATAATACAGAATTTATTGTTTGTCagattttgtgtaatttatttatgtatacataatttgaattcattttgttttaaaaaaaagtgatttatttctttaatctattttttttaaagctggcAGATGCAGTCCTCCACAGGGAGAAAACAACCACTGAGTGTAGCCATTTGCATTACATTaataaagtaaagaaaaaaactgaaagaaagaaagaaagtcatgttgtcattttgtctttattGATAATTACTGTATAATGCCATTGAGGCTCTGGGGGCATGGCCATGCTGAGGGCTGTGCTGGGAGGCTCAGAGGAGGTGTGTGCTCATCCTTCATTAGTTAAAGGCTGTTTTGTATGTTGTTTGTGCTTTATTGTGTCTGGAGGTGATGCTGATGGTAAACACTGACGGCAAAATTTAATCTCAGTGCAGTGAGGTGAGCTAGAACCATCTGGCACATTCAGTACTGTTATTTCTTAACGGTCTGAAGGGGAAAAAACTGAGTTACAATTACAGGTCACATGTTAATGAGGCTATCTACTTAACAAACTGGAGATGCAACAGCGccaaaacaatattaataatatttagtaGTAGATCCTGCAGGCTGGCAGCTGAGAGCTGAGATCTTTCAGGATGATTGATACATTAATTTGAACTTAATGTGATGCAGCTCCACTCTTCTACACTGGACCTTATGGATGCATTTATCTCAGAATTCTGGGACAACACCAATTTCTGTGCTATTTTTATGCACATACATCATATGGCCAACAGAATATGGACCCCTGATCATCACACGTACAAGAGCTTATTGGACATGCCTTTCAGTGGGGCTGAGAGCGCTAtgcagaccactggagttcctccacaagGTACTTATCAAACCATAACTTTATGGACCTCACTGTGTTCATagaggctcagtcatgctggaacagaaagagTCAAATTGCTGCCACAAAGTTGCAACCatataattgtccaaaatgtcttcatatgctgtagcattaatattaccattcactggaactaaggggtcgggtgaaaaaccctgaaaaaaagatccccagaccattatccctcctccaccaaactttactgctggcactatgcattctggtaggcaTTTTTCTCCTAGCATCAAAAAACTCAAAtttatccatcagactgccagatagtgaggcttgattcatcattccagagaacgtgtttccactgctccagagtcaaGTGGTGgcgcactttacaccactccagccgaggTTTGGCATttcacatagtgatcttaggttTGTGAGCAGCCGTTTGGCCATGTAAACCTATTTTGTGAAGCTCCTGGCTTCAGTTCTTGTGttaatgttgcttccagaggcagtttggaacggTGTATTGAGTGAGGAGACAGAGGATATTTGATTTTTATGTGCTGTGTGCTTCAGTGGTCATCAGCACTGCAGAGTTTggtggtctactgctttgtggcaGAGCTGCTTGTTCTTAGACACGTCTACTtcataataatagcacttaccATTGACAGGAGCAGATCtaacaggacagaaatttcataaAGAGGTGACACCCTATaacagtgcaaaagtcaaagtCGCTGAGCTCTTCGAAACGACCAAAtctgctgccagtgtttgtctatggagacctAAGGGCCATGTGGCTTGATTTTACGCACCTTTTAGCAGTGGGAGAGGGAGGCTGAAATGCCTGAATTCTATGATTAGGAGGAGTGTCCACATAATTTTGGCTATATAGGGTATCTATCGCCAATACAGAAAATCTGGTACTAGATCTTCTTGCATTAATATAACAGATTGTACAGCACAGCAGCCCAGTGTCACCACAGGGTCGTTCTGAAATACAAGAAATTCTTCATGAAAAATCAGTTCAAATTAATGGCCAAATCAAAGCATCCTTTGCTGATACGTGCTAAAAttttaaacattctgctctaGCACTTTACTTTCAGACATTTTGATAAAACATGCAGTATCTGAATAGGGtgaacaatttaaaaaaaaaaaaaaaaaaaacacacaaagggGACAGATTttaatagtcattttatttgtgttgtaccTTTGAAAGCAAAAAAGTTATATCTGGTATATGGGGATATGGAAATAGTGTGTACAATTCCTTAAGTCACTACAGAGTTGGTACTATAAGAAATTGACTAAGAAATGCTTAACAATAGTCTAGCAACAACTGGGAGACGTAGCAGTTCCTTCTTTGGTGAGGTGAAGGGAATGAAAAGCACATCATGCGTTAGCTCATATATACATGTTTGGCGCAATAACTTAATTTACAATCCTTATTTACAAGTGGTACTAAGAAGAAAACACATCAGCCTCCTGCTACATATACAAGAGCACTGAAGCAAACCTTCACGGTTGCACTGAAAATACACCAGAATGGTGATTAGTGTCACTCATGAATATCAGTATCAAACTCTAGCTGAACCAGtttatcagttcagttcagtgccGTGGAATCAACGACCTGCCATCTGAGACATGTTCTCTTGGGAAATTTCAGAAAATTCAGATGCAGCATATATAATTTTCAATGGTCTGACTGGTGTTTCCCAGCTCTGGCCCTGGAGCACTTATACCTGCACATCACAGAGCTGTCCTGGCTTCCATATCATCTGAACCAACTCATAAGCTCATTAACATATCCTTACTATGGATCTCCATTCCTGTcaggaagaggagaaaaaatTGACCTTCTCTGTTTATAAAAGCAGTATGTAAAATTCTGATCATAGTATCATGGAGTAATGActtgttttctgaaaatattgaCTTTGTACCTCAAATTAACGGCTTACTATCTCAAAAAGGTCACTTAGTATCCCAGAaatttgacttagtatctcacaAATAATGAGACACTCAAAATAATTcctatgttgaaataatgacttgtttTCTTAAAGGTTTGATTTAGAATTggaaaataatgacttttctcaaaactgtggtttagtatctcaaaatacaTTAATAAGCCATTATTATTTTAGTGATTACTGTAAATTCAAGATTTCAGAAAGAAATTTCAACATGGTAAATCACTTCATTTTTCGAAGTATTTAGTCAAACGTTCAAAAACAATTAGTGAACCAAGTCAAAATAGCAATACAATAAATCATAAttttgagaaaaacaaaaaagtaattatttcaaattttcaaatCAGAAAACAAGCCATTACTTTTACACAGTAAGTCATTATTCAGGCTTTCTAAGTTAAATTTGAGAAATTAAATCAGTATTGTGTCAATATAAGTCAATCATTTCACATACTGCTGcacaaaatggaaaagaaaaaacaaacaaacaaaaaaaaagctgatcTTTTTGGAGCTGGGGAACACTGGTGTAATTGATCTGATATTACTTAACTTTAGATACTAGTACTAGCTCAAAGATGGtgcatattttatgtataaaataattgaaaataaaggtCTGAACACAAATCACTGAACAAGtgaaaaatatctgaaaatCTGCCCAGTGTGCTTGGAATGGTTTTAACAATGGAAAGcaaacagagaacacacaggAATGCCTTGATAAACGtagaaacacatttacacaaaaaTGGTGAGTCATAACACATGCAACATCTTCAGCTCAATTCACACTGTAACTGGCACCATCAAGCAATAATGCATCACTCTTTCGAAACTAAATCTTCTTACCATTAAAATACGGCATATACTTATCATCTTACACATTTTTGCACACAAGTCAGTCCAAACACAACTACATTTCGCAAAGCTGAAGCCAATACCCATCTCAACTTAGCCCAATATAATCAAACATCAAAACACGAGCATCACTTCATTCGAGTATAAGGAAATCATGAGGAAGAACATAAAATAGCACATGACAAAGGaacaaaaacttttttcagtgtttccatttttgcttttttttcttgaaaggCACATTTTCAATACTTTAAATAGCTTAATCTTATATCTGACACACAGAACTACTCAAAAACAGCACACATTAATATATCTAAAGCTTAAAAGCACTCACTGGACACACTCTAAAAAGAAACGTAAGCTGCATTAAAATCCTCCCTCCCTGATGTACAGTACTGATGAGCCCTCATACAGCGCAGTAAACCTATAGAAGGTACTGGTATTAGGCCAAGACTTGCCCTTTTGTTTTCTGGTTCACCACAGGcattacaaaaaacaaagctaTGGCTCTTTTTTTAGGagtgtaattattattttaagtctaaagaaattgtcattttaaaatctcACCCAAAAAGTGaatgattttatttctttactttgGCCTAGCTTCTCAAACAACAGCTGTTTCTATTAAACAGAAGAAACTGCAACCACATAATTTTAAATTATGCAACGGGCTCTTTTCGCTGTGTGTTTGTAGCAGGTTACATTGGCTTACTTCCATTCATACACATGCACTTAAGAAGCGGACACATATACAAATGCATGATTgccaaacacaacaaaaaaaacactaaataaaagcaaaaaaaaccccaaaacaacaaaaacaaaaga
It includes:
- the pus1 gene encoding tRNA pseudouridine synthase A, producing the protein MLRFPPQLLHVLNSPCFKSAPAARGCCQFEKLRGIFVRSRMMAEEQKPPQITVLKRASDSSAVENDHQVKKLKTDDDQTADEKRFPKRKVVLLMAYSGKGYYGMQRNPGNSQFKTIEDELVTALIKAGCIPENHGEDMKKMSFQRCARTDKGVSAAGQVVSLKLWLIEDILDKINTHLPAQIRVLGYKRVTGGFNSKNNCDARTYSYTLPTVAFSPKDSDQEDTSFRLDTETLQKVNRLFSLYKGTHNFHNFTSQKGPRDPSAKRYITQMSCGEPFVRQGAEFTVIMVRGQSFMMHQIRKMIGLVIAVVKGYAREEVIERSLGEEKVDVPKAPGLGLVLERVHFDRYNKRFGGDGLHETLEWTQEEDAIAAFKEAHIYPSIVETEGQEKSMVSWMATLPIHDFEATATGKQEHKDEDGNASD